The following coding sequences are from one Phocaeicola salanitronis DSM 18170 window:
- a CDS encoding BfmA/BtgA family mobilization protein, whose product MEKDSKTTVAVERTTFAKLDRLAKANSVSKMEYITHAINYFEKYGINPVEHESPAQEMQRLIKRMDQVFAFLKKQETDLVRPACEALAGASTQITISLSSLLSEEKFRRFLKDNKELLAGIINSSDNNGRAIGRAEKAVRDADSTIRKNQDIIFKRIEASETAQLKAMQHIVSFLDAKGKTGLLDDINKVYKKEKERRGL is encoded by the coding sequence ATGGAAAAAGACAGTAAAACAACGGTAGCGGTAGAACGTACTACTTTTGCTAAACTTGACCGTCTGGCCAAGGCAAACAGTGTGTCAAAAATGGAGTATATTACTCATGCCATAAACTACTTTGAGAAGTACGGTATAAACCCGGTCGAGCATGAAAGTCCGGCACAGGAAATGCAGAGACTTATCAAGCGCATGGACCAGGTGTTCGCATTCCTGAAGAAACAGGAAACGGATCTTGTGCGTCCGGCTTGTGAAGCTCTGGCCGGAGCCAGCACACAGATAACCATAAGCCTTTCATCCTTACTTTCGGAAGAAAAGTTCAGGCGGTTCCTGAAGGACAACAAGGAACTGCTTGCCGGGATAATCAACAGTTCCGACAACAACGGCAGGGCCATAGGCAGGGCAGAAAAAGCGGTGCGGGATGCAGATTCAACTATCAGGAAGAACCAGGATATTATCTTCAAGCGGATAGAAGCCAGCGAAACGGCACAACTCAAGGCCATGCAACATATCGTTTCCTTCCTCGATGCAAAAGGAAAGACCGGGCTGCTCGATGACATAAACAAGGTCTATAAGAAGGAAAAGGAAAGGAGGGGGCTATGA